A genome region from Colwellia sp. Arc7-D includes the following:
- a CDS encoding type II secretion system protein N: MKKKFAYTAIFFTAYCVFVLALMPASWVVSQIKLPKNIALGAVEGSVWHSEIKQVMIDDVIINQVQSSLSLISVLMLNPKLDISFGNALVNGPEGKLTISGLLSEMVVEDAQINVAANTVAMRLNLAIDIIAHEQLQLNISRFIIGAPVCSELQGDLKWRNAAVTAFEEKVQLGELTAKLTCDNGELIADIDPKNNLGLSYRAALKQGGRFSGSGYLTPAEKFPEQLKAVLSFLGKPDSKGRYRLKI; this comes from the coding sequence ATGAAAAAGAAGTTTGCTTATACAGCAATTTTTTTCACCGCATATTGTGTTTTTGTTTTAGCCTTAATGCCAGCCAGTTGGGTAGTGTCGCAAATTAAGCTGCCAAAGAACATAGCACTTGGTGCGGTTGAAGGTAGTGTTTGGCATAGCGAAATTAAGCAAGTCATGATTGATGACGTTATTATTAATCAAGTACAAAGCTCATTGTCGTTAATCTCAGTATTAATGCTGAACCCTAAACTTGATATTAGTTTTGGCAATGCGTTGGTCAATGGCCCAGAAGGGAAATTAACCATCAGTGGTTTATTGTCTGAAATGGTGGTTGAAGACGCACAAATAAATGTTGCCGCGAATACGGTAGCAATGCGACTTAACTTAGCGATTGATATTATTGCTCATGAACAACTTCAGCTGAATATTTCGCGCTTTATTATTGGTGCGCCGGTCTGTAGTGAACTTCAAGGTGACTTAAAGTGGCGCAATGCTGCTGTAACGGCTTTCGAAGAAAAAGTTCAGCTAGGTGAGCTTACAGCGAAATTAACCTGTGATAACGGTGAACTTATTGCTGATATCGACCCTAAAAATAACCTAGGGCTAAGTTATCGTGCTGCGTTAAAGCAAGGTGGACGTTTCTCGGGTAGTGGCTATTTAACACCTGCAGAGAAGTTTCCTGAGCAATTAAAAGCCGTATTAAGCTTTTTAGGAAAACCAGATAGCAAAGGCCGATACCGTTTGAAAATATAA
- the gspK gene encoding type II secretion system minor pseudopilin GspK, whose translation MVCHGAEAFAKRVLIQSFEADAEVTHLGQVWAQGENTFPVDFGEITGEITDLNSCFNLNSLKVSEDDSSSGIGNAAKKSPARTAFEELLIAISIEGVGNFEAEYMADALTDWLDADGSISSSGGAEDSDYAAKEFPYLAANNYIASIAELRVIEHFSVDVIEKLKDYACVLPNTNMNKININTIAQDQPEILVAMLGISQNEASQALSSRGEEGFKNIDEFFTLPELSEAKITPEQKQLFSVKSEYFNLRTTASFNNSYFALNTIMKVDDKNNISVISRIIGRE comes from the coding sequence CTGGTATGCCATGGGGCTGAGGCATTTGCAAAGCGAGTACTCATTCAATCATTTGAAGCCGATGCCGAAGTAACACATTTAGGGCAAGTGTGGGCACAAGGGGAAAATACTTTTCCCGTTGATTTTGGTGAAATAACCGGTGAGATCACCGATTTAAATAGTTGTTTTAATTTAAATTCTCTAAAAGTAAGTGAAGATGACAGTTCGAGTGGTATTGGCAATGCAGCGAAAAAATCACCAGCAAGAACAGCTTTTGAAGAATTGTTAATTGCTATCAGTATTGAAGGTGTCGGTAATTTTGAAGCAGAATATATGGCTGATGCTCTTACTGACTGGTTGGACGCTGATGGTAGTATTTCTAGCTCAGGTGGCGCAGAAGACAGTGACTATGCCGCGAAAGAGTTTCCTTACCTAGCCGCTAATAATTATATTGCCAGTATTGCAGAGCTACGAGTGATTGAACACTTTAGCGTTGATGTCATTGAAAAGTTGAAAGACTATGCCTGTGTTTTGCCGAATACGAATATGAATAAAATAAACATTAATACCATTGCACAAGATCAGCCTGAAATACTTGTAGCCATGTTAGGGATAAGTCAAAATGAAGCATCACAAGCTTTGTCTTCCCGTGGTGAAGAAGGCTTTAAAAATATTGATGAATTTTTTACATTACCTGAACTGAGTGAAGCTAAAATTACACCAGAGCAAAAACAACTTTTTTCTGTGAAAAGTGAATACTTTAACCTTAGAACAACAGCAAGCTTTAATAATAGTTACTTTGCTTTAAATACCATTATGAAAGTAGACGATAAAAATAATATAAGTGTGATCAGTCGCATCATAGGACGAGAGTAA
- the gspG gene encoding type II secretion system major pseudopilin GspG — translation MKAVRNVRGFTLLEVMVVIVILGILASMVVPNLMGSQERANMQKAVSDINALETSLSMYKMDNYKYPSTEQGLEALVTETDIEPMPRRFPEGGYVKRLPNDPWGSEYQLLNPGENGAMDVFSMGPDGEPGTDDDIGNWNLGDYQ, via the coding sequence ATGAAAGCAGTAAGAAATGTTCGAGGTTTTACCTTATTAGAAGTGATGGTTGTTATCGTAATTTTAGGTATTTTAGCCAGTATGGTAGTGCCTAACCTTATGGGCAGCCAAGAGCGCGCAAATATGCAAAAGGCAGTATCAGATATTAATGCCTTGGAAACGTCTTTAAGTATGTACAAAATGGACAATTATAAGTACCCAAGTACAGAGCAAGGTTTAGAAGCATTGGTAACTGAAACTGATATTGAACCTATGCCTCGTCGTTTTCCAGAAGGTGGTTATGTAAAACGTTTACCTAACGATCCGTGGGGAAGTGAATATCAATTACTTAACCCTGGAGAAAACGGAGCAATGGACGTATTTTCTATGGGACCTGATGGCGAACCCGGTACAGATGATGATATTGGCAACTGGAATTTAGGCGATTATCAATAA
- the gspF gene encoding type II secretion system inner membrane protein GspF, with protein MAAFDYQAVDSRGKNKKGVIEGDTPRHVRNLLREQGLMPIEVTPCLQKSKQTNKKSFFTAGKKISAAELALITRQLSTLVESGLPIEESLMAVGEQCDKNTLKSMIMAVRTKVTEGYGLAESMAEFPQVFNRLFRAMVAAGEKSGHLDKVLDRLADYTEKRQQLRSQLIQALVYPVIMTVVATGVIAILLTAVVPKIVGQFEHMGANLPATTKFLIASSDFLRDYGLFIVVIVAALMLLWSQLLKKDSFKFAYHKRFLNIPGLGKVATSVNTARFARTLSILTASAVPLLESMKISGEVLDNLYIKQSVKESTDKVREGTSLRVSLEQTKLFPPMMLHMIASGEKSGQLEHMLGRAADNQDREFEAVMNISLKAFEPILMVVMAGVVLFIVMAILQPILQLNTLIGS; from the coding sequence ATGGCAGCATTTGATTATCAGGCAGTAGACAGCCGAGGCAAAAACAAAAAAGGGGTTATTGAAGGTGACACCCCTCGTCATGTACGAAATTTACTTCGTGAACAAGGCTTAATGCCTATTGAAGTAACACCATGTTTGCAGAAAAGTAAGCAAACAAATAAAAAGTCTTTTTTTACTGCAGGAAAAAAAATATCAGCTGCCGAGTTGGCACTTATCACTCGACAGTTATCAACGTTGGTTGAATCTGGCTTACCCATAGAAGAGTCACTAATGGCTGTTGGTGAGCAATGTGATAAAAACACCTTAAAAAGTATGATCATGGCTGTGCGAACGAAAGTAACCGAAGGTTATGGTTTAGCTGAAAGTATGGCTGAGTTTCCACAAGTGTTTAATCGCTTATTTCGCGCTATGGTTGCCGCCGGTGAAAAATCAGGTCACCTTGATAAAGTATTAGATCGCTTAGCTGATTACACTGAGAAGCGACAACAACTGCGCTCACAACTCATTCAAGCGTTGGTTTATCCTGTCATAATGACCGTAGTTGCTACGGGTGTTATCGCAATACTATTGACCGCCGTAGTGCCCAAAATTGTTGGTCAATTCGAACATATGGGCGCTAATTTGCCTGCCACAACTAAATTCTTAATTGCCAGTAGTGATTTCCTGCGGGATTATGGCTTATTCATTGTAGTTATTGTGGCGGCGCTTATGCTGCTATGGTCACAGTTATTGAAAAAAGACAGTTTTAAATTTGCTTATCACAAACGTTTTTTAAATATACCGGGTCTTGGGAAAGTGGCAACAAGTGTTAATACCGCAAGATTTGCACGTACATTGAGCATTTTAACCGCTAGCGCCGTTCCTTTATTAGAGAGTATGAAAATTTCTGGTGAAGTACTCGACAACTTATACATTAAACAAAGTGTTAAAGAGTCAACAGACAAGGTGAGAGAAGGAACAAGTTTACGAGTATCGTTAGAACAAACTAAACTGTTTCCACCCATGATGTTACACATGATCGCTAGTGGTGAAAAAAGTGGCCAACTTGAACACATGTTAGGTCGCGCCGCTGATAACCAAGATCGTGAGTTCGAAGCTGTAATGAACATATCATTAAAAGCATTTGAGCCGATATTAATGGTGGTAATGGCGGGTGTTGTATTATTTATCGTTATGGCTATTTTACAGCCAATTCTTCAGTTAAATACGTTAATAGGAAGTTAG
- a CDS encoding type II secretion system protein M yields MKAWWQQLNIREQRLVLVMSVVISIFILYGLIWQPLNEGIDKQKLTLERQQELLTWVEENTQRYQQAKRNARASSGASLSSIVNRTSRANNIIITRMQPQGDELQVWIDEISFNQLLTWLEQLASRDGLQVKNIDLSLADQQGVVRVRRLQLGKS; encoded by the coding sequence ATGAAAGCATGGTGGCAGCAGTTAAATATTCGTGAGCAACGTTTAGTGTTAGTTATGTCGGTAGTAATTTCTATATTTATTTTATATGGTCTTATTTGGCAACCGCTGAATGAAGGCATCGACAAGCAAAAGTTAACACTTGAACGTCAGCAAGAGTTGTTGACGTGGGTTGAAGAAAATACCCAGCGTTATCAACAAGCAAAACGCAATGCTCGTGCAAGTTCAGGCGCGAGTTTGTCGAGTATTGTTAATCGCACTTCTAGAGCGAATAATATTATTATTACCCGTATGCAACCTCAAGGTGATGAGTTACAAGTTTGGATTGATGAAATATCATTTAATCAATTATTAACTTGGTTAGAACAATTAGCCAGCAGAGATGGTCTACAAGTAAAAAATATAGATCTCAGTTTAGCTGACCAACAAGGTGTGGTTCGCGTTCGTCGATTACAGTTAGGAAAGAGTTAA
- the gspE gene encoding type II secretion system ATPase GspE — MSDIDPETQAFVAASENETALNDSSTLAVSDIITDEGIRYRLPFGFAKRNSVLVANDHGELRLVCTDTLNADVLLEVRRVLKAPFTLDYKSAEEFEQLLTISYQRDSSEAQQMMEDIGNEVDLYSLADEMTETEDLLENEDDAPIIKLINAMLSEAIKENASDIHIETFEQALQIRFRVDGVLREVLKPNRKLASLLVSRIKVMAKLDIAEKRIPQDGRISLRIAGRAVDVRVSTMPTGHGERVVLRLLDKNSTRLDLQDLGMTDGNRARFSDLIEKPHGIILVTGPTGSGKSTTLYAGLSQIDSKERNILTVEDPIEYAIEGIGQTQVNTKVDMTFARGLRAILRQDPDVVMVGEIRDLETAQIGVQASLTGHLVLSTLHTNTAAGAITRMEDMGVEPFLLSSSLLGVLAQRLVRTLCPHCRECCATSAEERKLLQLNHDDNAPIYKAVGCEECNFKGYRGRTGIHELIVVDEQVRELIHNGKGEQAIEKFIRTTTPSIRRDGFDKVMLGETTIEEVLRVTRED; from the coding sequence ATGAGTGATATCGATCCAGAAACTCAAGCTTTTGTTGCGGCAAGTGAAAACGAAACTGCGCTTAACGATTCATCAACACTCGCTGTTAGTGACATTATTACAGATGAAGGTATTCGTTATCGTTTGCCTTTTGGTTTTGCAAAACGTAATAGTGTATTGGTCGCAAATGATCATGGTGAATTACGATTAGTTTGCACAGACACTCTCAATGCTGATGTATTGCTAGAAGTGCGCCGAGTATTAAAAGCGCCTTTTACACTTGATTATAAAAGTGCTGAAGAGTTTGAACAATTGCTTACTATTTCATACCAGCGAGACTCTTCAGAAGCGCAACAAATGATGGAAGATATTGGCAATGAAGTTGATTTATATTCACTTGCCGATGAAATGACCGAAACTGAAGACTTATTAGAAAACGAAGACGATGCACCGATTATTAAACTGATCAATGCCATGTTAAGTGAAGCGATCAAAGAGAATGCTTCCGATATACATATTGAAACTTTTGAGCAAGCGCTACAAATTCGTTTTCGTGTCGATGGCGTTTTACGTGAAGTGTTAAAACCTAACCGTAAATTAGCTTCATTACTGGTTTCTCGTATTAAGGTAATGGCAAAGCTAGATATAGCTGAAAAACGTATTCCGCAAGATGGTCGTATTTCCCTAAGAATAGCGGGTAGAGCAGTAGACGTGCGTGTTTCAACTATGCCTACAGGACATGGTGAACGAGTAGTTTTACGTTTACTCGATAAAAATTCAACCCGTTTAGACTTGCAAGACTTAGGCATGACCGATGGCAACCGAGCGCGCTTTTCTGATTTAATTGAAAAGCCTCATGGCATTATTTTGGTTACAGGCCCAACCGGCTCAGGTAAAAGTACAACTTTGTATGCAGGCTTAAGCCAAATTGACAGCAAAGAACGAAATATTTTAACAGTAGAAGATCCGATCGAATACGCTATCGAAGGTATTGGGCAAACTCAAGTAAATACGAAAGTAGATATGACCTTTGCCCGTGGTTTACGCGCAATTTTGCGTCAAGATCCTGATGTGGTGATGGTCGGTGAGATTCGCGATTTAGAAACCGCGCAAATTGGCGTACAAGCAAGTTTAACTGGGCATTTAGTTTTATCTACATTACATACTAATACAGCTGCAGGCGCTATTACACGAATGGAAGATATGGGGGTTGAACCTTTCTTACTTTCATCTAGTCTATTAGGTGTATTAGCACAACGATTGGTTAGAACGTTATGTCCACATTGTCGCGAATGCTGCGCTACTTCAGCGGAAGAACGTAAATTACTACAATTAAATCACGACGATAATGCGCCAATTTATAAAGCGGTAGGTTGTGAAGAGTGTAATTTTAAAGGTTACCGAGGCAGAACAGGTATTCATGAATTGATTGTGGTTGATGAGCAAGTACGAGAATTGATTCATAACGGTAAAGGCGAGCAGGCGATTGAAAAGTTCATTCGCACTACAACACCAAGTATCCGTCGTGATGGCTTTGATAAAGTCATGCTAGGTGAAACCACCATCGAAGAAGTATTGCGAGTTACACGCGAAGATTAA
- a CDS encoding CsbD family protein codes for MNKDTFEGKWKQVKGEAQKQWGDLTNDDMDIINGEKEKLAGKIQERYGKSKEEAEKEVDRFCKDNDCQ; via the coding sequence ATGAACAAAGATACTTTTGAAGGAAAATGGAAACAAGTAAAAGGTGAAGCCCAAAAGCAATGGGGCGATTTAACCAATGACGACATGGATATAATCAATGGTGAGAAAGAAAAATTAGCCGGCAAGATCCAAGAGCGTTATGGCAAGTCTAAAGAGGAGGCAGAAAAAGAGGTTGATCGTTTTTGTAAGGATAATGATTGCCAATAA
- the gspD gene encoding type II secretion system secretin GspD, translating into MLSANINAAEYSPNFKGTEIAEFINIVGKNLQKTMIVDPNVRGKVNVRSYDLLTEKQYYQFFLNVLEVYGFSAVEMENNVVKIIRNKDAKTSSIPVVGNENPGAGDEMVTRVVEVKNVTVRELTPLLRQLSDQAGGGNVVNYDPANVIMLTGTAAVVNRLVQIIERVDKAGDQDVQIISLKYASAGEMVRIVEAMNKSGQGKSAGTPTFLIPTIVADERTNSVIVSGEVKARERVARLVSRLDSELESNGNTRVYHLKYAKSEDMVKVLQGVSESIEAESSSTTTASRKSKTRNVSIDAHEDTNTLVITAQPDMLRSLEAVIRQLDIRRAQVLIEAIIVEVFEGDGVNLGVQWYHESGAMSQFTNGVTPISSIAAAAEAAQSTPGTLGSTVTSESGAVTVNPDQPDTDGDYSLAAQVLGSVSGTLFGIVKNDWGAIIQAVSSDTNSNLLSTPSITTLDNEEAYFIVGQEVPIITGAQTGSNNSNPFQTVERQEIGIKLKVTPQINEGSGVQLTIEQEVSSVSGATGVDISINKREIKTTVMADDGATVILGGLIDEDVQESVQKVPILGDIPFIGHLFKSTSNTKRKRNLMVFLRPTIVRDGKLMNDLSKEKYNFIRALEIQKKEDGLELLSDEKLPILPEWNDQLSLPPSFDEYMKKRDEKSSDENE; encoded by the coding sequence TTGCTCTCTGCAAATATAAATGCGGCTGAATATTCTCCAAATTTCAAAGGCACAGAAATAGCAGAATTTATCAATATTGTTGGTAAAAATTTGCAAAAAACCATGATCGTTGATCCCAACGTTCGAGGCAAAGTTAATGTACGTAGTTATGACTTACTAACTGAAAAGCAATATTATCAATTTTTCTTAAACGTTTTAGAGGTTTATGGCTTCTCTGCGGTTGAAATGGAAAATAATGTTGTCAAAATTATTCGTAATAAAGATGCGAAAACCTCTTCTATTCCAGTCGTGGGTAATGAAAACCCAGGTGCTGGTGATGAAATGGTCACCCGTGTTGTTGAAGTTAAAAACGTTACGGTACGTGAACTTACACCTTTACTGCGTCAATTATCAGATCAAGCAGGCGGCGGCAACGTAGTTAACTATGATCCTGCTAACGTTATTATGCTTACTGGTACTGCCGCGGTAGTTAATCGCTTAGTGCAAATTATTGAACGAGTGGATAAAGCGGGCGACCAAGACGTACAGATTATTAGCTTGAAATATGCATCGGCTGGCGAAATGGTTCGCATAGTTGAAGCAATGAATAAATCTGGCCAAGGTAAAAGCGCTGGCACACCGACATTTTTAATACCTACCATTGTTGCTGATGAACGTACTAACAGCGTTATTGTCAGTGGCGAAGTTAAAGCCCGCGAACGAGTAGCAAGATTAGTTTCGCGCTTAGATAGTGAACTTGAATCAAACGGCAACACGCGCGTTTATCATTTAAAGTATGCAAAATCAGAAGACATGGTGAAAGTGCTACAAGGGGTTAGCGAGTCTATTGAAGCAGAATCATCTTCAACCACTACTGCATCGCGAAAAAGTAAAACCCGTAATGTGAGTATTGATGCTCATGAAGACACTAACACCCTTGTTATTACCGCTCAACCTGACATGTTACGTTCACTCGAAGCGGTTATTCGTCAATTAGATATTCGTCGTGCTCAAGTCCTTATTGAAGCTATTATTGTTGAAGTTTTTGAAGGTGATGGCGTTAACCTCGGTGTGCAGTGGTATCACGAGTCAGGTGCTATGTCGCAATTTACCAATGGTGTTACACCAATAAGTTCAATTGCAGCAGCAGCTGAAGCTGCTCAGTCTACGCCGGGTACATTAGGTTCTACTGTTACGTCAGAAAGCGGTGCGGTTACAGTGAATCCTGATCAACCTGATACAGATGGTGACTACAGTTTAGCTGCTCAAGTGTTAGGTTCAGTCAGTGGTACATTGTTCGGTATTGTAAAAAATGATTGGGGCGCAATTATTCAAGCGGTAAGTTCTGATACTAATTCGAACTTATTGTCTACGCCAAGTATTACTACCCTGGATAATGAAGAAGCATATTTTATTGTTGGTCAAGAAGTTCCTATTATCACGGGCGCTCAAACCGGCAGTAATAACAGTAACCCTTTCCAAACAGTTGAACGTCAGGAAATTGGTATTAAATTGAAAGTTACGCCGCAAATAAACGAAGGCAGTGGCGTGCAATTAACGATTGAGCAAGAAGTATCTTCAGTAAGTGGTGCAACAGGTGTTGATATCTCTATTAACAAACGTGAAATTAAAACCACTGTGATGGCTGACGACGGCGCGACTGTTATTCTAGGTGGTTTGATTGATGAAGACGTGCAAGAAAGTGTTCAAAAAGTACCTATCCTTGGCGACATTCCATTTATTGGTCACTTGTTTAAATCAACAAGCAACACCAAACGTAAACGTAATTTGATGGTGTTTTTACGTCCAACTATCGTACGTGATGGCAAGTTAATGAATGACCTAAGTAAAGAAAAATATAACTTCATTCGTGCGCTTGAAATTCAAAAGAAAGAAGATGGTCTTGAGTTATTATCGGATGAAAAACTGCCTATTCTGCCGGAATGGAATGATCAATTGTCATTACCACCGTCGTTTGATGAATATATGAAAAAGCGTGATGAAAAATCATCGGATGAAAACGAATAA
- the gspI gene encoding type II secretion system minor pseudopilin GspI, which yields MLTLANCYCRKLQKGFTLIEVMLAMAVFSIAGIAILGTADTNARNLGYLESKIVASWVASNQLVEVTLDDTWPPKNNKKGKVELAGQEWFWQQKVIKTTDNDMRAIVMEVRLDEKDPAALTSLMTYISKQSQ from the coding sequence ATGCTAACGCTCGCTAATTGTTATTGTCGCAAGTTGCAAAAAGGGTTTACCTTAATTGAGGTTATGCTGGCGATGGCGGTATTTTCGATCGCTGGTATTGCCATTTTAGGTACTGCAGACACTAACGCACGAAATTTAGGATATTTAGAAAGTAAAATCGTAGCGAGTTGGGTTGCATCAAATCAATTAGTCGAAGTGACACTCGATGATACATGGCCACCAAAAAATAATAAAAAAGGCAAAGTAGAGCTTGCTGGGCAAGAATGGTTTTGGCAGCAAAAAGTTATTAAAACTACCGATAATGACATGCGGGCTATTGTTATGGAGGTGCGGCTTGATGAAAAAGATCCCGCAGCATTAACTAGCTTAATGACCTACATATCGAAGCAAAGCCAATGA
- the gspJ gene encoding type II secretion system minor pseudopilin GspJ has product MNTAGINCRAFNSIKPFRSKSSLTSSKGFTLLEVLIAIAIFSVISMASFSIFETVLNSDTVTKERTDRINELQRGFLIIERDMLQIARRSVRLNGESPQTGFLHTDTESYTTSEQAIAFVRHGWTNPGLLLPRSDMQSVAYQLNENTVERVHFNFVDAVLGEEPKVRPLISKVENLSFEFYDGKKWQKTRQGDNLPQAIAIELETKDYGIIRRQFIVAGDSSQDEDDSRE; this is encoded by the coding sequence ATGAATACTGCTGGTATAAATTGTCGAGCGTTTAACTCTATTAAGCCTTTTAGATCTAAATCAAGTCTTACATCGAGTAAAGGCTTTACCTTATTAGAAGTACTGATCGCCATCGCTATTTTTTCAGTGATCAGCATGGCAAGTTTTAGTATTTTCGAAACCGTACTCAACAGTGATACCGTAACTAAAGAACGCACTGATCGCATAAATGAACTGCAACGGGGTTTTTTAATTATCGAACGTGATATGTTGCAAATAGCTAGGCGAAGTGTGCGCTTAAATGGTGAATCGCCCCAAACTGGCTTTTTACACACAGATACTGAAAGTTACACCACGAGTGAACAGGCTATTGCTTTTGTTCGTCATGGTTGGACTAATCCAGGGTTACTCTTACCTCGCAGCGATATGCAGTCAGTAGCTTATCAATTAAATGAAAATACGGTAGAGCGGGTACATTTTAACTTTGTTGACGCTGTATTGGGCGAAGAGCCAAAAGTAAGACCATTAATTTCTAAGGTTGAAAACCTAAGTTTTGAATTTTATGATGGAAAAAAGTGGCAAAAAACACGACAGGGCGACAACTTGCCACAGGCTATTGCTATTGAATTAGAAACAAAAGATTACGGTATTATTCGTAGACAATTTATTGTTGCTGGCGATAGTTCGCAAGATGAGGACGATAGCCGTGAGTAA
- the gspH gene encoding type II secretion system minor pseudopilin GspH, giving the protein MKLNIGHRPKLNPRRHQGFTLIEVMLVIVLIGVMVSAIQFTFSGNKPEQLLEQNSARFAGVFDVAAEYGLLNNVELGLFIEENSYQFLGYDGVSWSPIADNPLFSVYTLPEGLELTLELDDLPIEEPLLFDSSVLINEDEEEDFTETEKKKTIPQVYMLSGGEITPFSLTFSLAEFAIDGDENISFKVTGIYTTPLTIEGPIVNANAR; this is encoded by the coding sequence ATGAAACTTAACATAGGCCATCGCCCAAAACTAAATCCGCGTCGTCACCAAGGTTTTACCTTAATTGAAGTGATGCTGGTGATTGTGTTAATTGGTGTGATGGTTTCTGCAATCCAATTTACTTTTTCAGGTAATAAACCTGAACAATTATTAGAACAAAACAGTGCTCGCTTTGCGGGTGTTTTTGACGTCGCTGCAGAATATGGTTTGCTAAATAATGTGGAATTAGGCTTATTCATCGAAGAAAATAGCTATCAATTTCTCGGTTATGACGGCGTCAGTTGGTCACCTATTGCCGATAACCCATTATTTAGCGTGTATACTTTACCTGAAGGTCTTGAGTTAACGCTAGAACTTGATGACTTACCTATCGAAGAACCTCTATTATTCGACTCTTCTGTATTGATCAACGAAGACGAAGAAGAAGACTTTACTGAAACCGAAAAGAAAAAAACCATCCCTCAAGTTTATATGCTCTCTGGCGGTGAAATTACCCCCTTTAGTTTAACGTTTTCATTGGCGGAATTTGCTATTGATGGCGATGAGAATATCAGTTTTAAAGTGACTGGCATATATACTACACCACTTACAATAGAAGGGCCGATAGTGAATGCTAACGCTCGCTAA
- the gspL gene encoding type II secretion system protein GspL produces MGETLFIRLGSQAESRIHWLIKTNGQEDIIASGELPNAGELTQLTEKSTTRDVVVFVPASDIAIKRLKVPGSSQRATRAAAPYMLEEMLAQDVEEMCFAFSETKQDDQGHNCFVAALERKQLDTWLQWLAEAEIFSKVLIPDALALPVEPNISSAVMLGEQVLIRLGEWQVMSFEANAWPVVANYFQGLSEDSQVINAYSALSEVPADLTIEYLPEDLPLAILANNHSRKFNLLQGEFQVKEKRSADTVNWLWVAGIACLALVLNFGLKGAELYSLSSQQAVIETEIIEKYKTVFPETKRVRISTVRSQLRQKLAEVGDSDDVAGFLALLVKLEPALASVPEIKPQTLKFDGKRQEVRMQTIAKDYQYFEKLKVAFEKAGLAVNLGAQNNQGDQISGSFSITDTSSKGRS; encoded by the coding sequence ATGGGTGAAACCTTATTTATCCGTTTAGGCAGCCAAGCTGAAAGTAGAATTCACTGGCTGATTAAAACCAACGGACAAGAAGATATTATAGCAAGTGGTGAGTTGCCTAACGCAGGTGAACTAACTCAGCTAACTGAAAAATCAACAACACGAGACGTGGTCGTTTTTGTACCGGCAAGTGATATCGCTATTAAGCGACTAAAAGTACCAGGCTCATCTCAAAGAGCTACCCGTGCAGCAGCTCCCTACATGTTAGAAGAAATGCTAGCACAAGATGTTGAAGAGATGTGTTTTGCTTTTAGTGAGACTAAACAAGACGATCAAGGGCATAATTGCTTTGTTGCTGCGCTTGAGCGTAAACAATTAGATACTTGGTTGCAGTGGTTAGCCGAAGCAGAAATATTCTCTAAAGTATTAATTCCTGATGCACTTGCATTACCTGTTGAGCCCAACATTAGCAGTGCTGTTATGCTTGGCGAGCAGGTATTGATTAGGTTAGGTGAATGGCAAGTTATGTCATTCGAAGCCAACGCATGGCCAGTGGTTGCTAATTACTTTCAAGGTTTAAGTGAAGATAGCCAAGTGATTAACGCTTATTCGGCTTTATCTGAAGTACCTGCTGATTTAACCATTGAGTATTTACCTGAAGACTTACCTTTAGCTATTTTAGCGAATAATCATTCTCGTAAATTCAACTTGTTACAAGGTGAATTTCAAGTCAAAGAAAAGCGCTCAGCAGATACGGTAAATTGGCTTTGGGTTGCTGGTATTGCATGTTTAGCACTGGTGTTGAATTTTGGTCTCAAAGGCGCTGAATTATATAGCTTATCTAGCCAGCAAGCCGTTATTGAAACTGAAATCATCGAAAAATATAAAACTGTTTTTCCTGAAACTAAGCGGGTTAGAATCTCGACGGTGCGTTCACAATTACGTCAGAAACTTGCTGAAGTAGGTGATAGTGATGACGTAGCTGGCTTTTTAGCTTTATTAGTTAAGCTTGAGCCGGCACTGGCGAGTGTGCCTGAGATTAAACCTCAAACATTGAAATTTGATGGTAAACGTCAAGAAGTACGTATGCAAACTATCGCTAAAGATTACCAGTATTTTGAAAAGCTTAAAGTCGCCTTTGAAAAAGCAGGCTTAGCGGTTAATTTAGGCGCACAAAATAATCAAGGTGATCAAATTTCTGGTTCATTTAGTATTACAGATACTTCTTCGAAGGGGCGCTCATGA